The following are encoded together in the Coffea arabica cultivar ET-39 chromosome 1c, Coffea Arabica ET-39 HiFi, whole genome shotgun sequence genome:
- the LOC113742373 gene encoding uncharacterized protein isoform X1 has product MVDAVKVEDTFPGGDCEMGLARNPTTRSGEFLEGMLNDFVGGKQQAKLRVQKSTASARLVTVLTCLQFAFAVYATFLLYYMSPTIDLGAPKPDFSWATKIAHQWKQYIIQPQPLVVSHYQQEANSLIRAELLPPVSPTEVCQHEKIDFVQKKSNDAIMIKFKRELYQEVLDFQSKSFGTETLPQLMKMKSKWDLRGPNKPKVTVILNHFKRKTLCAQLDSLLQQTLPFHHVWVLSFGSPNELSLRRIVESYNNSRISFISSSYDFKYYGRFQMALQTEADLVYILDDDMIPGRKLLQILSHVAGTEKYKNSVLGSIGRILPFRQKDFTFPSYRKFRSKEAGLYLPDPAYDITVDKIVQVDFLSSSWFLSAELVKTLFIETPFTFMTGEDLHLSYQLQKYRNAGSFVLPVDPRDKETWGDSEHRLAYVSETTVIFKDIVRVRDDQWWKALSTGYMTQWAAMYPQKIDAMFYAHSIQEVKTLAPLLEKFRSTFGKKAYIAVSGGNFCPCEDAATALGWPKAVCKERRFKIFDLGIGSLSGISNSEVPIVQAVYASMKGLVKIHNPSVVITVDDVDSSVRKALKMAVETNQNGSTLVLLPKSSVPKVLWMADLRSTALPNWNKMRISVNIITQNRAKSLARLLKSLSDAYYLGDEVPITFNMDSKVDESTLKLVNSFNWPHGPKIFRRRIIQGGLIRAVSESWYPASDDDYGLLLEDDIEVSPYYFLWIKYALLAYHYDPQISLPELSSISLYTPKLVEVVKERPKWNASEFFKHIHPYTPYLHQLPCSWGAVFFPKHWREFYVYMNMRFTEDAKQNPVQIPKSRTNGWQASWKKFLIDMMYLRGYVSLYPNFPNQASFSTNHMEPGAHISAKENVVRHDKTDFEVPLLKEDFRNFLPNGKLPPASKLPSINLFNQAVSLKGLKAAGAKLRQDVLSCNPKEVVAVNHETGLPSHCARF; this is encoded by the exons ATGGTTGATGCAGTGAAG GTGGAGGATACATTTCCAGGTGGTGATTGCGAGATGGGCTTGGCTAGGAATCCCACAACGAGAAGTGGGGAATTTTTGGAAGGAATGTTGAATGATTTTGTTGGGGGAAAGCAGCAGGCTAAATTGAGAGTACAAAAGAGTACTGCCTCAGCTAGGCTTGTAACGGTTCTCACTTGTTTACAATTTGCCTTTGCAGTTTACGCAACATTTCTTCTGTATTACATGAGTCCAACCATAGACTTGGGAGCACCAAAACCAGATTTTTCGTGGGCTACAAAAATAGCACATCAATGGAAACAGTACATAATTCAACCACAACCACTTGTTGTTAGCCATTACCAGCAAGAAGCCAATTCCCTAATCAGAGCCGAGTTACTCCCACCTGTTAGTCCAACCGAAGTTTGTCAGCATGAAAAAATCGATTTTGTACAGAAAAAATCTAATGATGCAATCATGATCAAGTTCAAAAGAGAACTTTATCAAGAAGTGTTAGATTTCCAGAGCAAATCGTTCGGCACCGAAACTCTCCCTCAGCTAATGAAAATGAAATCGAAGTGGGATTTGCGCGGTCCAAACAAGCCAAAAGTTACTGTGATATTAAACCATTTCAAGAGGAAAACGCTCTGCGCGCAGCTGGATTCTTTGCTTCAACAGACTCTTCCTTTCCATCATGTTTGGGTGCTTTCATTCGGGAGCCCGAATGAGCTCTCCCTGAGAAGGATTGTGGAGAGTTATAATAATTCCAGAATAAGCTTCATCAGCTCAAGCTATGATTTCAAGTATTATGGTAGATTCCAGATGGCCTTGCAAACTGAGGCCGATCTTGTATATATTCTTGATGATGATATGATTCCAGGCAGGAAACTGTTGCAAATTTTGTCACATGTGGCGGGGACTGAAAAGTACAAGAATTCGGTTTTGGGAAGCATCGGAAGGATTTTGCCTTTCAGGCAGAAGGATTTTACATTCCCTAGCTACAGAAAGTTTCGGTCCAAGGAGGCAGGGCTTTATTTGCCTGACCCTGCTTATGATATCACTGTTGACAAGATTGTTcaggttgattttctttccagTTCGTGGTTTCTATCTGCAGAACTTGTCAAAACGCTCTTCATTGAGACCCCCTTCACTTTCATGACTGGAGAAGATTTGCACTTGAG TTATCAGCTTCAAAAGTACAGAAATGCGGGCTCATTTGTGCTGCCGGTTGATCCCAGGGATAAAGAAACATGGGGTGATAGTGAACACAGGCTTGCTTATGTCTCAGAAACCACTGttattttcaaggacattgttCGAGTGCGAGATGATCAATGGTGGAAAGCCCTTTCCACTGGCTACATGACACAATGGGCCGCAATGTATCCTCAGAAAATAGATGCAATGTTCTATGCTCATTCAATTCAAGAAGTTAAAACACTCGCCCCTCTTCTTGAAAAGTTCAGGTCCACTTTCGGCAAAAAAGCCTATATTGCTGTTTCAGGAGGCAACTTCTGCCCTTGTGAAGATGCTGCTACCGCATTGGGCTGGCCTAAGGCTGTGTGTAAAGAGAGgagattcaagatttttgacCTGGGAATTGGTTCTTTATCAGGGATATCTAATTCGGAGGTGCCAATTGTGCAAGCAGTTTATGCTAGCATGAAAGGATTGGTCAAAATTCATAACCCAAGTGTGGTGATTACAGTGGATGATGTTGATTCGAGTGTGAGGAAGGCTCTGAAAATGGCTGTTGAGACTAATCAAAATGGTTCCACATTGGTTCTTCTGCCCAAATCTTCTGTGCCTAAAGTTCTGTGGATGGCTGATCTTCGATCCACTGCACTACCAA ATTGGAACAAGATGAGGATCTCAGTGAACATAATTACCCAAAACCGAGCAAAATCACTAGCAAGACTTCTCAAATCTCTCAGCGACGCCTACTATCTAGGTGACGAAGTTCCCATCACCTTCAACATGGACAGCAAAGTAGACGAATCAACTCTAAAGCTAGTAAACTCTTTCAATTGGCCACACGGCCCCAAAATCTTTCGCAGAAGAATCATCCAAGGAGGCCTAATTCGCGCCGTCAGCGAAAGTTGGTATCCTGCCTCAGATGATGATTATGGCCTCCTACTGGAAGATGATATAGAAGTCTCCCCATACTACTTTCTCTGGATCAAATATGCTCTCTTGGCTTATCATTATGACCCTCAAATTTCCCTCCCTGAGCTCTCATCAATCTCTCTTTACACTCCAAAATTAGTGGAAGTCGTGAAAGAAAGGCCCAAGTGGAATGCAAGTGAGTTCTTCAAGCACATTCATCCATACACGCCTTATCTTCATCAGTTGCCTTGCTCTTGGGGTGCCGTTTTCTTCCCCAAGCATTGGCGTGAATTTTATGTCTACATGAACATGAGATTCACAGAGGATGCTAAGCAAAACCCTGTTCAGATTCCCAAGTCTAGAACAAATGGTTGGCAAGCTTCTTGGAAGAAATTCTTGATTGACATGATGTATCTGCGGGGCTACGTGAGTCTTTATCCGAATTTTCCCAATCAGGCGAGCTTTTCGACGAATCATATGGAACCAGGGGCGCATATAAGTGCAAAAGAAAACGTGGTTCGTCATGATAAAACTGATTTTGAGGTGCCATTGTTGAAGGAAGATTTCAGGAATTTTCTGCCTAATGGGAAATTGCCTCCAGCTTCAAAGTTGCCGTCCATTAATCTATTCAATCAGGCAGTTTCTCTCAAGGGTTTGAAGGCAGCAGGAGCCAAGCTGAGGCAAGATGTGCTTAGCTGCAATCCAAAAGAAGTAGTAGCTGTCAACCATGAGACAGGGCTACCTTCACATTGTGCAAGATTCTAA
- the LOC113742373 gene encoding uncharacterized protein isoform X2, with translation MGLARNPTTRSGEFLEGMLNDFVGGKQQAKLRVQKSTASARLVTVLTCLQFAFAVYATFLLYYMSPTIDLGAPKPDFSWATKIAHQWKQYIIQPQPLVVSHYQQEANSLIRAELLPPVSPTEVCQHEKIDFVQKKSNDAIMIKFKRELYQEVLDFQSKSFGTETLPQLMKMKSKWDLRGPNKPKVTVILNHFKRKTLCAQLDSLLQQTLPFHHVWVLSFGSPNELSLRRIVESYNNSRISFISSSYDFKYYGRFQMALQTEADLVYILDDDMIPGRKLLQILSHVAGTEKYKNSVLGSIGRILPFRQKDFTFPSYRKFRSKEAGLYLPDPAYDITVDKIVQVDFLSSSWFLSAELVKTLFIETPFTFMTGEDLHLSYQLQKYRNAGSFVLPVDPRDKETWGDSEHRLAYVSETTVIFKDIVRVRDDQWWKALSTGYMTQWAAMYPQKIDAMFYAHSIQEVKTLAPLLEKFRSTFGKKAYIAVSGGNFCPCEDAATALGWPKAVCKERRFKIFDLGIGSLSGISNSEVPIVQAVYASMKGLVKIHNPSVVITVDDVDSSVRKALKMAVETNQNGSTLVLLPKSSVPKVLWMADLRSTALPNWNKMRISVNIITQNRAKSLARLLKSLSDAYYLGDEVPITFNMDSKVDESTLKLVNSFNWPHGPKIFRRRIIQGGLIRAVSESWYPASDDDYGLLLEDDIEVSPYYFLWIKYALLAYHYDPQISLPELSSISLYTPKLVEVVKERPKWNASEFFKHIHPYTPYLHQLPCSWGAVFFPKHWREFYVYMNMRFTEDAKQNPVQIPKSRTNGWQASWKKFLIDMMYLRGYVSLYPNFPNQASFSTNHMEPGAHISAKENVVRHDKTDFEVPLLKEDFRNFLPNGKLPPASKLPSINLFNQAVSLKGLKAAGAKLRQDVLSCNPKEVVAVNHETGLPSHCARF, from the exons ATGGGCTTGGCTAGGAATCCCACAACGAGAAGTGGGGAATTTTTGGAAGGAATGTTGAATGATTTTGTTGGGGGAAAGCAGCAGGCTAAATTGAGAGTACAAAAGAGTACTGCCTCAGCTAGGCTTGTAACGGTTCTCACTTGTTTACAATTTGCCTTTGCAGTTTACGCAACATTTCTTCTGTATTACATGAGTCCAACCATAGACTTGGGAGCACCAAAACCAGATTTTTCGTGGGCTACAAAAATAGCACATCAATGGAAACAGTACATAATTCAACCACAACCACTTGTTGTTAGCCATTACCAGCAAGAAGCCAATTCCCTAATCAGAGCCGAGTTACTCCCACCTGTTAGTCCAACCGAAGTTTGTCAGCATGAAAAAATCGATTTTGTACAGAAAAAATCTAATGATGCAATCATGATCAAGTTCAAAAGAGAACTTTATCAAGAAGTGTTAGATTTCCAGAGCAAATCGTTCGGCACCGAAACTCTCCCTCAGCTAATGAAAATGAAATCGAAGTGGGATTTGCGCGGTCCAAACAAGCCAAAAGTTACTGTGATATTAAACCATTTCAAGAGGAAAACGCTCTGCGCGCAGCTGGATTCTTTGCTTCAACAGACTCTTCCTTTCCATCATGTTTGGGTGCTTTCATTCGGGAGCCCGAATGAGCTCTCCCTGAGAAGGATTGTGGAGAGTTATAATAATTCCAGAATAAGCTTCATCAGCTCAAGCTATGATTTCAAGTATTATGGTAGATTCCAGATGGCCTTGCAAACTGAGGCCGATCTTGTATATATTCTTGATGATGATATGATTCCAGGCAGGAAACTGTTGCAAATTTTGTCACATGTGGCGGGGACTGAAAAGTACAAGAATTCGGTTTTGGGAAGCATCGGAAGGATTTTGCCTTTCAGGCAGAAGGATTTTACATTCCCTAGCTACAGAAAGTTTCGGTCCAAGGAGGCAGGGCTTTATTTGCCTGACCCTGCTTATGATATCACTGTTGACAAGATTGTTcaggttgattttctttccagTTCGTGGTTTCTATCTGCAGAACTTGTCAAAACGCTCTTCATTGAGACCCCCTTCACTTTCATGACTGGAGAAGATTTGCACTTGAG TTATCAGCTTCAAAAGTACAGAAATGCGGGCTCATTTGTGCTGCCGGTTGATCCCAGGGATAAAGAAACATGGGGTGATAGTGAACACAGGCTTGCTTATGTCTCAGAAACCACTGttattttcaaggacattgttCGAGTGCGAGATGATCAATGGTGGAAAGCCCTTTCCACTGGCTACATGACACAATGGGCCGCAATGTATCCTCAGAAAATAGATGCAATGTTCTATGCTCATTCAATTCAAGAAGTTAAAACACTCGCCCCTCTTCTTGAAAAGTTCAGGTCCACTTTCGGCAAAAAAGCCTATATTGCTGTTTCAGGAGGCAACTTCTGCCCTTGTGAAGATGCTGCTACCGCATTGGGCTGGCCTAAGGCTGTGTGTAAAGAGAGgagattcaagatttttgacCTGGGAATTGGTTCTTTATCAGGGATATCTAATTCGGAGGTGCCAATTGTGCAAGCAGTTTATGCTAGCATGAAAGGATTGGTCAAAATTCATAACCCAAGTGTGGTGATTACAGTGGATGATGTTGATTCGAGTGTGAGGAAGGCTCTGAAAATGGCTGTTGAGACTAATCAAAATGGTTCCACATTGGTTCTTCTGCCCAAATCTTCTGTGCCTAAAGTTCTGTGGATGGCTGATCTTCGATCCACTGCACTACCAA ATTGGAACAAGATGAGGATCTCAGTGAACATAATTACCCAAAACCGAGCAAAATCACTAGCAAGACTTCTCAAATCTCTCAGCGACGCCTACTATCTAGGTGACGAAGTTCCCATCACCTTCAACATGGACAGCAAAGTAGACGAATCAACTCTAAAGCTAGTAAACTCTTTCAATTGGCCACACGGCCCCAAAATCTTTCGCAGAAGAATCATCCAAGGAGGCCTAATTCGCGCCGTCAGCGAAAGTTGGTATCCTGCCTCAGATGATGATTATGGCCTCCTACTGGAAGATGATATAGAAGTCTCCCCATACTACTTTCTCTGGATCAAATATGCTCTCTTGGCTTATCATTATGACCCTCAAATTTCCCTCCCTGAGCTCTCATCAATCTCTCTTTACACTCCAAAATTAGTGGAAGTCGTGAAAGAAAGGCCCAAGTGGAATGCAAGTGAGTTCTTCAAGCACATTCATCCATACACGCCTTATCTTCATCAGTTGCCTTGCTCTTGGGGTGCCGTTTTCTTCCCCAAGCATTGGCGTGAATTTTATGTCTACATGAACATGAGATTCACAGAGGATGCTAAGCAAAACCCTGTTCAGATTCCCAAGTCTAGAACAAATGGTTGGCAAGCTTCTTGGAAGAAATTCTTGATTGACATGATGTATCTGCGGGGCTACGTGAGTCTTTATCCGAATTTTCCCAATCAGGCGAGCTTTTCGACGAATCATATGGAACCAGGGGCGCATATAAGTGCAAAAGAAAACGTGGTTCGTCATGATAAAACTGATTTTGAGGTGCCATTGTTGAAGGAAGATTTCAGGAATTTTCTGCCTAATGGGAAATTGCCTCCAGCTTCAAAGTTGCCGTCCATTAATCTATTCAATCAGGCAGTTTCTCTCAAGGGTTTGAAGGCAGCAGGAGCCAAGCTGAGGCAAGATGTGCTTAGCTGCAATCCAAAAGAAGTAGTAGCTGTCAACCATGAGACAGGGCTACCTTCACATTGTGCAAGATTCTAA
- the LOC113720659 gene encoding uncharacterized protein isoform X1, with protein sequence MGTSHRSGASKKSSDGARLVITTIMGIVFGYFIGVSFPFVSLAKINFFEGAMNRDRHSLDTRSFPETVGSGSTPLAPKIYVPTNPRGAESLPPGIVVSESDFYLRRLWGEPSEDLKRKPKYLVTFTVGLDQRNNIDAAVKKFSEDFQIMLFHYDGRTSEWDQFEWSKHAIHVSVRRQTKWWYAKRFLQPDVIAAYDYIFIWDEDLGVEHFNAEKYIQLVRKHGLEISQPGLEPNNGLTWQMTKRRGDREVHKVTEEKPGWCSDPHLPPCAAFVEIMAPVFSRDAWRCVWHMIQNDLVHGWGLDFALRRCVEPAHEKIGVVDSQWIVHQVIPSLGSQGQSENGKAPWQGVRERCRSEWAQFQDRLANADKKYIEQLGRTLN encoded by the exons ATGGGAACCTCGCATCGCAG TGGGGCTTCCAAAAAATCAAGTGATGGTGCCAGGCTAGTTATCACAACCATCATGGGGATagtttttggatattttattgGTGTATCATTTCCATTTGTTTCTCTAGCTAAG ATTAATTTTTTTGAGGGAGCAATGAACAGAGATCGTCATAGTTTAGACACTCGTAGTTTTCCAGAGACTGTTGGTTCGGGTAGTACTCCCTTAGCACCAAAG ATCTATGTTCCTACAAATCCTCGTGGTGCAGAGTCTTTGCCTCCTGGTATTGTGGTATCGGAGTCAGACTTTTATCTCCGGAGATTATGGGGTGAACCTAGTGAG GATTTGAAAAGGAAGCCAAAGTATTTAGTGACATTTACAGTTGGTTTGGATCAGAGAAACAATATCGATGCAGCAGTTAAAAAG TTTTCTGAGGATTTCCAAATCATGCTTTTTCACTATGATGGTCGAACGAGTGAGTGGGATCAGTTTGAATGGTCAAAGCACGCAATTCATGTCAGTGTTAGGAGACAAACAAAATG GTGGTATGCAAAGAGGTTCCTGCAGCCTGATGTGATTGCAGCTTATGATTACATTTTCATTTGGGATGAAGATCTTGGAGTCGAGCACTTCAATGCTGAAAA GTACATTCAACTAGTTAGGAAACATGGCCTGGAGATTTCTCAACCCGGTCTTGAACCCAATAATGGACTTACATGGCAAATGACTAAAAGGAGAGGTGACAGAGAGGTTCACAA GGTGACGGAGGAGAAACCTGGCTGGTGCAGTGATCCCCACTTGCCTCCTTGCGCTGC CTTTGTGGAAATTATGGCTCCTGTTTTCTCGCGCGATGCTTGGCGATGTGTTTGGCATATGATTCAG AATGATTTGGTGCATGGTTGGGGATTGGATTTTGCACTAAGGAGATGTGTGGAG CCTGCACATGAGAAAATTGGTGTGGTTGACTCTCAGTGGATAGTTCATCAAGTTATTCCTTCTCTAGGAAGTCAG GGTCAATCTGAAAATGGAAAAGCTCCTTGGCAAGGG gtaagagagAGGTGCAGAAGTGAGTGGGCGCAGTTTCAAGATCGCCTAGCCAATGCAGATAAGAAATATATTGAACAGCTTGGGAGGACTTTGAATTAG
- the LOC113720659 gene encoding uncharacterized protein isoform X2, producing MGTSHRSGASKKSSDGARLVITTIMGIVFGYFIGVSFPFVSLAKINFFEGAMNRDRHSLDTRSFPETVGSGSTPLAPKIYVPTNPRGAESLPPGIVVSESDFYLRRLWGEPSEDLKRKPKYLVTFTVGLDQRNNIDAAVKKFSEDFQIMLFHYDGRTSEWDQFEWSKHAIHVSVRRQTKWWYAKRFLQPDVIAAYDYIFIWDEDLGVEHFNAEKYIQLVRKHGLEISQPGLEPNNGLTWQMTKRRGDREVHKVTEEKPGWCSDPHLPPCAAFVEIMAPVFSRDAWRCVWHMIQNDLVHGWGLDFALRRCVEPAHEKIGVVDSQWIVHQVIPSLGSQLQLR from the exons ATGGGAACCTCGCATCGCAG TGGGGCTTCCAAAAAATCAAGTGATGGTGCCAGGCTAGTTATCACAACCATCATGGGGATagtttttggatattttattgGTGTATCATTTCCATTTGTTTCTCTAGCTAAG ATTAATTTTTTTGAGGGAGCAATGAACAGAGATCGTCATAGTTTAGACACTCGTAGTTTTCCAGAGACTGTTGGTTCGGGTAGTACTCCCTTAGCACCAAAG ATCTATGTTCCTACAAATCCTCGTGGTGCAGAGTCTTTGCCTCCTGGTATTGTGGTATCGGAGTCAGACTTTTATCTCCGGAGATTATGGGGTGAACCTAGTGAG GATTTGAAAAGGAAGCCAAAGTATTTAGTGACATTTACAGTTGGTTTGGATCAGAGAAACAATATCGATGCAGCAGTTAAAAAG TTTTCTGAGGATTTCCAAATCATGCTTTTTCACTATGATGGTCGAACGAGTGAGTGGGATCAGTTTGAATGGTCAAAGCACGCAATTCATGTCAGTGTTAGGAGACAAACAAAATG GTGGTATGCAAAGAGGTTCCTGCAGCCTGATGTGATTGCAGCTTATGATTACATTTTCATTTGGGATGAAGATCTTGGAGTCGAGCACTTCAATGCTGAAAA GTACATTCAACTAGTTAGGAAACATGGCCTGGAGATTTCTCAACCCGGTCTTGAACCCAATAATGGACTTACATGGCAAATGACTAAAAGGAGAGGTGACAGAGAGGTTCACAA GGTGACGGAGGAGAAACCTGGCTGGTGCAGTGATCCCCACTTGCCTCCTTGCGCTGC CTTTGTGGAAATTATGGCTCCTGTTTTCTCGCGCGATGCTTGGCGATGTGTTTGGCATATGATTCAG AATGATTTGGTGCATGGTTGGGGATTGGATTTTGCACTAAGGAGATGTGTGGAG CCTGCACATGAGAAAATTGGTGTGGTTGACTCTCAGTGGATAGTTCATCAAGTTATTCCTTCTCTAGGAAGTCAG CTTCAGCTTCGTTGA